The following DNA comes from Micromonospora chokoriensis.
GGGGGCCGACCGGCAGCGTGCGCAGGGCCAGGGTCATCGGTGCCCCGAGCGCCAGGAAGATCGGCGCGACCATGGACAGCACCATGTGCTGGATCATGTGCACGGACAGCAGCGCGGTGTCGTACGCGTGCAGTCCGCTGACCGTGACCAGCGCGATGCCGCCCAGGCCGGGGCCGATGAAGAACACGGTACGGGCGATCGGCCAGCGGTCGCCGCGCACCCGCAACCGGTGCACCCCGTAGAGGTAGAGGCCGGCGGCGAGCACCAGGCCGAGGGCCAGCCAGCTGTCCAGCCGGGTCTCGCTCAGCACCGCTCCGACGGTGAACGGCGGCGGGGCCGAGGTGGCGGCGAAGATCGGATCGACGTGCAGCACGCTTTTCAGGCTAGGCCAGGCGAACCGGACCCTGACGCTCGGGCCACGGAAGGCGCACGTTTGCCACCCCGCTGATCGCCGGCCGTGGTCAGGGGCAATAATGACGGCGTGACTGCGGCCCCAGCCATTGACAAGAGCCGGATCCACTCTCTGACCCGACCGAACATGGTCAGCGTCGGGACGATCGTGTGGCTCTCCAGCGAACTCATGTTCTTCGCGGCGCTGTTCGCGATGTACTTCTCGATCCGCGCGGCTGCGCCGGAGCAGTGGGAGAAGCACACCGAGGCGCTGAACATCCCGTACGCGACCACCTTCACGGTGATCCTGGTGTTGTCCTCGGTGACGTGCCAGCTCGGCGTCTTCGCGGCGGAGAAGGGTGACGTGCACGCGCTCCGGCGCTGGTTCACCGTCACCTTCGTGATGGGCCTGATCTTCGTCCTCGGTCAGCTGAACGAGTACCGGCACCTGGTCGCCGACGGCGTCAAGATCAACGAAGACGGTTACGGGTCGGTGTTCTACCTGACCACCGGCTTCCACGGCCTGCACGTGACCGGCGGTCTGATCGCCTTCGTCATCTTCATGGTCCGCACGACCATGGGCCGGTTCACTCCGGCGCAGGCGACCTCGGCGATCGTCGTGTCGTACTACTG
Coding sequences within:
- the ctaE gene encoding aa3-type cytochrome oxidase subunit III, producing MTAAPAIDKSRIHSLTRPNMVSVGTIVWLSSELMFFAALFAMYFSIRAAAPEQWEKHTEALNIPYATTFTVILVLSSVTCQLGVFAAEKGDVHALRRWFTVTFVMGLIFVLGQLNEYRHLVADGVKINEDGYGSVFYLTTGFHGLHVTGGLIAFVIFMVRTTMGRFTPAQATSAIVVSYYWHFVDVVWIGLYAMIYWLQ